The following coding sequences lie in one Bacteroides helcogenes P 36-108 genomic window:
- a CDS encoding site-specific integrase — MSTVRVIQNKQRLTKEGNAPLYITFYIGKEKLMLPCKVSVPVTKFDEKSGLLKGNSKEAKDINLIVNNQKARVNDILVKFRLRNQALTKDIFMREYNNPSDYKTFHDFVKEYMKSYSRRIEMGTFKHHLSCMKKFKAYNELLQFRELTPDYLSDYLIYMKKELGNTEITAQRNMSTIKIYVTAAYRKGYIEENPFQEFHIKRIKSDVDYLTEEELMQFVHLYYQRTLPEKLQLTLAFFLFMCFTSMHITDARMLCIEQVNNNVLTYYRVKNRNCKPEPIKIPMPIPALKLLEEWAEDREEGRLFRNVQCDQVVNRQLKAIAKELGINKKISAKTGRHTFATIYLRKTKDLSSLQKLLGHSNIRETMIYAHVMDESKREGMQCFNSFTL; from the coding sequence ATGAGTACGGTAAGAGTCATTCAAAACAAGCAGAGATTGACCAAAGAAGGCAATGCTCCGCTATATATAACCTTTTATATCGGCAAGGAAAAGTTGATGCTCCCCTGCAAAGTATCTGTACCCGTTACTAAGTTTGATGAGAAAAGCGGGCTTCTCAAAGGGAACAGCAAAGAGGCAAAGGATATAAACCTCATTGTGAACAATCAAAAGGCACGTGTCAACGACATATTAGTAAAGTTCCGGTTGAGGAACCAGGCTCTGACGAAAGATATTTTCATGAGAGAGTATAACAATCCGAGCGATTACAAAACCTTCCATGATTTCGTGAAGGAGTATATGAAGAGCTACAGCCGACGCATAGAAATGGGGACATTCAAGCATCATTTGAGTTGCATGAAAAAGTTCAAGGCGTATAATGAATTGTTACAGTTCCGGGAGCTTACTCCGGATTACTTGTCCGACTACCTGATTTATATGAAAAAAGAGCTCGGAAACACGGAGATAACCGCACAACGCAATATGTCCACAATCAAGATATACGTCACCGCAGCCTACAGAAAGGGTTATATAGAAGAAAATCCCTTTCAGGAGTTTCATATCAAAAGGATAAAGAGCGATGTAGATTATTTGACGGAAGAAGAATTGATGCAATTTGTGCATTTATACTATCAGAGAACATTACCGGAAAAGCTTCAGCTAACTTTGGCTTTCTTTCTTTTCATGTGTTTCACGAGCATGCATATTACGGATGCACGTATGCTCTGTATCGAGCAAGTGAACAATAACGTATTAACCTATTATCGTGTCAAGAACCGGAATTGCAAACCGGAACCCATTAAAATACCAATGCCGATACCAGCCTTAAAACTTCTGGAAGAGTGGGCTGAAGATAGAGAAGAAGGACGTCTCTTTAGGAATGTACAATGCGATCAAGTTGTCAACCGACAACTGAAAGCTATCGCCAAAGAGCTGGGAATTAACAAAAAAATATCGGCCAAAACGGGAAGACATACGTTTGCGACAATTTATCTCCGAAAAACGAAAGATTTGTCCAGCCTGCAAAAATTGCTTGGACACAGTAATATCCGGGAAACGATGATTTATGCGCACGTTATGGATGAGAGTAAGCGAGAAGGTATGCAATGTTTCAATAGCTTCACCCTATAA
- a CDS encoding AbgT family transporter yields MKNKWFMPHPATMFCLFTLAVIFLSWIFDVYGLSVLRPETGEEIRVQSLLSPEGIRWLLRHAITNFTGFAPLGMVIVAMFGIGIAQHSGFIDACIRCRVRENRHPQRIILWVITLGLLSNIVGDAGYIILLPIAATLFHSVGLHPVGGIITAYVSVSCGYSANILLSTLDPMIAATTQEAADMANIAPGQTGPLCNYYFFCVSTFLLGYIIYHITRRSLLPLLGEYEGDVRFIGYKQLSRKERRSMMNALLIGLLYMVIILWATFSSWGILKGVNGGLIRSPFMVGILFLLSFGIGLMGMVYGFASGRYRTDGDVIEGLTQPMKLLSVYFVIAFFASQMFACFEYSHLDKCIAIIGADLLSSVRLDSLWILILFILFTALVNLIMVSATSKWAFMSFIFVPVLAGMGISPEMTQCAFRIGDSATNAITPFMFYMPLVLTYMQQYDKKSTYGSLLKYTWRYSVSILLSWTLLLFFWYISDFPLGL; encoded by the coding sequence ATGAAGAATAAATGGTTTATGCCTCACCCGGCTACAATGTTCTGCCTGTTCACTTTGGCAGTAATCTTTTTGTCATGGATATTCGATGTTTATGGTCTGAGTGTGTTGCGGCCTGAAACGGGAGAAGAAATACGTGTCCAAAGTTTGCTGAGTCCTGAAGGTATTCGTTGGCTGCTAAGACATGCAATAACGAATTTCACAGGTTTTGCTCCATTGGGGATGGTCATTGTAGCGATGTTCGGTATCGGCATAGCACAACATTCGGGCTTTATCGATGCTTGCATCCGTTGTAGAGTACGTGAAAACAGGCATCCGCAGCGTATTATACTATGGGTAATCACTTTGGGGCTACTATCCAATATAGTGGGAGATGCGGGGTACATCATTTTGCTGCCTATCGCTGCAACATTGTTTCATTCGGTCGGATTGCACCCCGTCGGCGGAATAATAACAGCCTACGTTTCTGTATCATGCGGATATAGTGCCAACATTCTTCTGAGCACTTTAGATCCGATGATTGCAGCGACGACACAGGAAGCTGCCGATATGGCAAATATTGCTCCAGGCCAGACAGGACCTTTGTGCAACTATTATTTCTTTTGTGTATCTACTTTTTTATTGGGTTATATCATTTACCATATCACTCGTAGAAGTTTGTTGCCATTATTGGGTGAATATGAAGGAGATGTCCGTTTTATCGGTTATAAGCAGTTATCCCGTAAAGAACGAAGGTCTATGATGAACGCACTTCTGATTGGTTTGTTGTATATGGTGATAATATTGTGGGCTACTTTTTCTTCTTGGGGAATATTGAAAGGGGTTAATGGCGGATTGATTCGTTCTCCGTTTATGGTCGGGATTCTTTTCTTACTTTCTTTTGGCATCGGATTGATGGGAATGGTGTATGGTTTTGCATCCGGGCGCTATAGGACTGATGGAGATGTAATAGAAGGGTTGACTCAACCAATGAAATTGTTGAGTGTTTATTTTGTCATAGCCTTTTTTGCTTCACAGATGTTTGCTTGTTTTGAATACTCCCATTTGGATAAGTGCATAGCAATTATCGGGGCAGATTTGCTTTCTTCTGTCCGCTTGGATAGCTTGTGGATATTGATTCTATTTATATTATTTACAGCTCTTGTAAATCTTATTATGGTTTCTGCAACCTCCAAATGGGCTTTTATGTCTTTTATCTTTGTTCCTGTATTAGCTGGTATGGGCATTTCTCCGGAAATGACACAGTGTGCTTTCCGTATTGGTGACAGTGCAACGAATGCCATCACTCCTTTTATGTTTTATATGCCTCTTGTGCTGACTTATATGCAACAGTATGATAAAAAATCCACCTACGGGTCTTTGCTTAAATATACTTGGAGATATTCTGTATCAATTCTTTTGTCATGGACTCTCTTATTGTTTTTTTGGTATATTAGTGATTTTCCATTAGGATTATAA
- a CDS encoding DUF5932 domain-containing protein — MERKKFKVIIVEDVKLELKGTEEIFRHEIPAAEVIGTAMTEQEFWPLIETEVPDLVLLDLGLGGSTTVGVDICHNICKRYPGVHVLIFTGEILNEKLWVDILDAGADGIILKTGELLTKTDVQAVMDGKKLVFNYPILEKIVERFRKSVLNDAKRQEAIICYDIDEYDERFLRHLALGYTKDMIANLKGMPFGVKSLEKRQNDLVGRLFSVGERVGVNATRLVVRALELRILDIDRLEADEE; from the coding sequence ATGGAAAGAAAGAAATTTAAAGTAATCATTGTCGAAGATGTCAAACTTGAATTGAAAGGTACGGAAGAAATTTTTCGCCATGAAATACCGGCTGCTGAAGTTATCGGTACAGCCATGACAGAACAGGAGTTCTGGCCGCTGATAGAGACCGAGGTTCCCGATCTTGTATTGCTTGATTTGGGCTTAGGAGGCTCTACTACAGTCGGAGTGGACATTTGTCATAATATATGCAAGCGCTATCCCGGTGTACACGTACTAATATTTACCGGTGAGATATTGAACGAGAAATTGTGGGTGGATATACTTGATGCCGGTGCTGACGGAATTATTCTGAAGACAGGCGAATTACTGACTAAAACAGATGTACAAGCGGTGATGGATGGAAAAAAACTTGTATTCAATTATCCTATTCTCGAAAAAATTGTGGAGCGTTTCCGGAAATCTGTATTGAATGACGCCAAACGCCAAGAAGCCATAATCTGCTATGATATAGATGAATATGATGAGCGTTTTCTGCGTCACCTTGCTTTGGGATATACCAAGGATATGATTGCTAATCTCAAGGGGATGCCTTTTGGAGTAAAGTCATTGGAAAAGCGCCAGAATGATTTGGTGGGACGTCTCTTTTCCGTGGGTGAACGGGTAGGGGTGAATGCCACGCGTTTGGTGGTACGTGCTCTGGAACTGCGTATTCTGGATATTGACCGTTTGGAAGCTGATGAGGAATAA
- a CDS encoding DUF5113 domain-containing protein, whose product MISCVGTAPIKEVRLIDSLNQVAYTYRYKNLDSSYHAASRAYNEAGLYKSGKAEACNNLGFCAFMHMDFEGAVKYHQEVYDLTKNELELFVADIGLMKIYQRTASNKEFYDFRNSALRRMKRIDEDNNLFVDKHERLRLNYARSEFYIVSAVYYYYLQQRPEAVANINKVLENEALSADTNQLLYYHYIKGSAALCDGETTDEQRLCEFDELYTTWHLASRKGYPYFEGNGVQGLANLMVSSDGYEFFLNRRPHALKQLGVPVDSLLPMRLGQLALQKFRKYNDLYQIAGAYVSIGKYLNAHGKYEEALDTLRTALECVNEHHRRYYNCSDSIDWLKAYDRKDTICAEKAWIEHKLKTVPEWISRVREQLSVSYAGLGMKEKSDYNRNIYLDILEDTRQDKELESRYLALEKEATQLNALLFLVITGLMMVVLFFWIFNKRSKVKNRLHLHRLQEMLDICQQIMSSIPSDAEMEEEVVDAIQTAVAPKMEELFGMKNVRIVNRQLVLPQRMRKDELAMMKIVNPYIQWALDNGMTSISLGDERRRLEKQRYVHERHIAENKRQNLIKKSCMSIVNGIYPYIDRIINEVHKLNEKGFINDESIKEGKYQYIDELVTTINEYNDILALWIKMKQGVLSLNIETFELNDLFDLLRKGNRAFEMKQQHLEIIPTDAWVKADKALTLFMINTLAENARKYTGWGGVVKVYARSFEDYVEISVEDNGYGLSVEDVSRIVGEKVYDSKDIGMDSAIDQEELRKNKGSGFGLMNCRGIIEKYRKTSDLFKICLFDVESVLGKGSRFYFRLPKGVRNVLTVLCLVLSLGLSSCGKTVENTTGVMASDSVVSAERNEYETLLDIASDFANNAYYSNIEGNYEQALLFADSAIYYLNAHYEKYALSPHRFMTLTGDGPSAELDWWNEMFNSDFHVILDIRNEAAVAFLALKQWNDYSYNNAAYTTLYKLLGEDQSLEEYCRLLERSTNNKLVGILLGIILLFVLLLGYYILYIRKRLVNRWNLEQVLEINKQVSGASLPPVSDTDEACQREEDILKYIPQQIVNSAFDAVNELLSIDRLGIAVYNEDMCRLEYASNPPEEQLEAEPYRKGFVQCCFEKQAYLAENGRQALPLVVEAGSASFCVGVLYLERREGTEQESDRLLLELTARYVAAVIFNSVVRLATKYRDIEAAQDEVRRASRGDSLLHVQNMVLDNCLSTIKHETAYYPNKIKQLIGKLRSGQFAAVEEQETVAAIGELIEYYKGIFTILSSCASRQLEEVTFRRTIVPVSELMNAAEKYFRKRNKDNRQRVLLRTEGLDESVIGDLNQLNFLLENLIDEALSVSAEGEISLSAAVDGAYIRFLFTDTRREKTREELNQLFYPNLARMITSEKGELHGTEYLVCKQIIREHDEFAGCRGCRINAEPDENGGYTVYFTIPRKRK is encoded by the coding sequence ATGATTTCGTGTGTGGGCACAGCTCCCATAAAAGAAGTACGTCTCATTGATTCCTTAAATCAGGTGGCATATACATATCGTTACAAGAATCTGGATTCATCCTATCATGCTGCCTCACGTGCCTATAATGAAGCAGGTCTGTATAAGTCGGGAAAAGCGGAAGCCTGCAATAATTTGGGCTTTTGCGCTTTTATGCACATGGATTTTGAAGGGGCGGTAAAATATCATCAGGAAGTATATGATCTGACTAAAAATGAACTTGAACTCTTTGTTGCCGATATAGGATTGATGAAGATATACCAGCGTACTGCTTCAAACAAAGAGTTTTATGATTTCCGTAACAGTGCATTGCGGCGTATGAAGCGGATAGACGAAGACAATAATCTCTTTGTGGACAAACATGAGCGCTTGCGGCTAAATTATGCCCGGTCGGAGTTTTATATTGTTTCGGCCGTTTACTACTATTATTTGCAACAGCGTCCGGAAGCGGTGGCAAATATCAATAAAGTGCTCGAAAATGAAGCGCTGTCGGCAGATACCAATCAATTGCTATATTATCATTATATAAAGGGGTCTGCAGCCTTGTGTGATGGAGAGACAACAGATGAGCAGCGGTTATGTGAGTTTGATGAGCTTTATACTACCTGGCATCTGGCTTCACGGAAAGGATATCCTTATTTTGAAGGAAACGGGGTACAGGGACTTGCCAATTTAATGGTTTCATCGGATGGTTATGAATTCTTTTTGAATCGGCGTCCGCACGCATTGAAACAGTTGGGAGTTCCGGTTGATTCTCTATTACCGATGCGACTGGGACAATTGGCTTTGCAGAAATTTCGGAAATATAATGATTTGTACCAGATTGCGGGAGCTTATGTTTCTATCGGCAAGTATCTGAATGCGCATGGAAAATACGAAGAGGCTTTGGACACATTGAGAACTGCATTGGAATGTGTGAATGAGCATCATCGTCGTTATTATAATTGTAGTGACAGTATAGACTGGCTGAAAGCTTATGACAGAAAGGATACCATTTGTGCCGAAAAGGCATGGATAGAGCATAAATTGAAAACTGTGCCAGAGTGGATCTCCCGTGTTCGTGAGCAGTTGAGCGTTTCTTATGCCGGATTGGGGATGAAGGAAAAGTCGGATTACAATCGTAATATTTATCTGGACATATTGGAAGACACTCGGCAAGACAAGGAGTTGGAAAGCCGCTATCTGGCATTGGAGAAGGAGGCGACCCAATTGAATGCACTGCTTTTTTTGGTTATCACAGGTCTTATGATGGTAGTTCTGTTCTTTTGGATTTTTAATAAACGCTCTAAAGTGAAGAATAGATTGCACCTGCACCGTCTGCAAGAAATGCTGGACATCTGCCAACAGATAATGTCATCCATTCCGTCGGATGCGGAGATGGAGGAGGAGGTCGTTGATGCCATTCAGACTGCTGTCGCTCCAAAAATGGAAGAATTGTTCGGGATGAAGAATGTGCGTATCGTAAATCGGCAGTTAGTGCTTCCGCAACGGATGAGGAAGGATGAACTGGCAATGATGAAGATTGTAAATCCTTATATACAATGGGCGTTGGATAATGGAATGACTTCCATTTCTTTGGGAGATGAGCGTCGAAGGCTGGAAAAACAACGTTATGTTCATGAACGGCATATTGCCGAAAATAAACGGCAGAATCTGATCAAGAAGTCATGTATGTCCATAGTCAATGGCATTTATCCGTATATAGATCGCATTATAAATGAGGTGCATAAATTGAATGAGAAAGGTTTTATTAACGATGAAAGCATCAAGGAGGGAAAATATCAATATATCGATGAGCTGGTGACGACCATAAATGAGTATAATGATATTTTGGCTTTGTGGATTAAAATGAAACAAGGGGTCTTGAGTCTGAATATTGAAACCTTTGAATTGAACGACCTTTTTGACTTGCTACGTAAGGGTAACCGTGCTTTTGAAATGAAACAGCAGCATTTGGAAATCATTCCAACAGATGCTTGGGTGAAAGCAGATAAAGCCTTGACATTGTTTATGATTAATACCTTGGCAGAAAATGCACGAAAATATACAGGGTGGGGAGGTGTGGTAAAAGTGTATGCCCGTTCGTTTGAGGATTATGTAGAGATTTCCGTAGAAGATAACGGATACGGTCTGTCAGTGGAAGATGTGAGTCGTATTGTCGGTGAAAAAGTGTATGACTCGAAAGATATAGGCATGGATAGTGCCATAGATCAAGAAGAATTGCGTAAAAATAAGGGAAGTGGTTTCGGACTGATGAATTGCAGAGGAATCATAGAAAAGTATCGGAAAACGAGCGATTTGTTTAAAATATGTCTTTTCGATGTGGAAAGTGTATTGGGGAAGGGAAGTCGTTTTTACTTCCGTTTGCCGAAAGGAGTTCGTAATGTGCTGACTGTTTTGTGTCTGGTATTGTCTTTGGGGCTGTCATCTTGTGGTAAAACGGTAGAAAACACTACCGGTGTGATGGCTTCTGACTCTGTGGTATCGGCCGAACGAAATGAGTATGAAACTCTGTTGGATATCGCTTCAGACTTTGCCAATAATGCTTATTATAGCAATATAGAGGGAAATTATGAACAGGCTTTGCTATTTGCGGATTCTGCTATATACTATCTGAATGCACATTATGAAAAATATGCTCTTTCTCCTCATCGTTTTATGACGCTGACAGGTGACGGGCCTTCTGCCGAACTGGATTGGTGGAATGAGATGTTTAACTCTGATTTTCACGTTATTCTCGACATCCGAAATGAGGCTGCTGTCGCATTTTTGGCTTTGAAGCAATGGAATGATTATAGTTATAACAATGCTGCTTATACTACTTTGTACAAGCTGCTGGGGGAAGATCAATCGTTGGAAGAGTATTGCCGTTTATTGGAGCGCTCCACTAATAACAAGCTGGTGGGGATTCTGTTGGGTATCATTCTGCTTTTTGTGCTTTTGCTGGGGTATTATATTCTTTATATTCGGAAACGGTTAGTGAACAGGTGGAATCTGGAGCAGGTTTTGGAAATCAACAAGCAGGTGTCCGGTGCTTCTTTGCCGCCGGTTTCCGACACGGATGAAGCGTGTCAACGTGAGGAGGATATTTTGAAATATATTCCACAACAGATAGTAAATTCTGCTTTTGATGCGGTGAATGAACTGCTGAGCATAGATCGGCTGGGTATTGCTGTATATAATGAGGATATGTGTCGGTTGGAGTACGCATCCAACCCTCCTGAGGAACAATTGGAGGCAGAACCGTATAGGAAAGGATTTGTGCAATGTTGTTTTGAAAAACAGGCGTATTTGGCAGAAAACGGAAGGCAGGCTCTACCTCTTGTGGTGGAGGCGGGCAGCGCCTCGTTTTGTGTAGGCGTTTTGTATTTGGAACGCAGGGAAGGTACGGAGCAGGAGAGTGACCGTCTGCTTTTGGAATTGACAGCACGTTACGTGGCTGCCGTCATATTCAATTCAGTAGTGAGACTGGCCACTAAATATAGGGACATCGAAGCGGCACAAGATGAAGTGCGGCGTGCTTCCAGAGGGGACAGCCTGCTACATGTGCAAAATATGGTTCTTGACAATTGTCTTTCCACCATAAAGCATGAGACTGCCTATTATCCGAACAAAATAAAACAATTGATTGGTAAATTGCGTTCGGGGCAGTTTGCGGCAGTTGAAGAACAGGAAACTGTGGCGGCTATCGGTGAATTGATAGAGTATTACAAAGGCATATTTACAATACTCAGTTCCTGTGCATCCCGCCAGTTGGAAGAAGTGACTTTCAGGCGTACCATTGTTCCGGTATCGGAACTGATGAATGCTGCAGAAAAGTATTTCCGTAAAAGGAATAAGGATAACAGGCAGAGGGTTTTGCTCCGGACTGAAGGATTGGATGAATCGGTCATCGGTGATTTGAACCAGTTGAATTTCCTATTGGAGAATTTGATAGACGAAGCGCTTTCTGTTTCTGCCGAAGGAGAGATATCACTTAGTGCTGCAGTAGATGGGGCATATATACGCTTTTTATTCACAGACACGCGGAGGGAAAAGACACGTGAAGAATTAAATCAACTGTTCTATCCCAATCTTGCGCGTATGATAACCAGTGAAAAGGGAGAGCTGCATGGAACAGAATATCTGGTTTGCAAGCAAATCATTCGCGAACATGATGAATTTGCCGGTTGCCGGGGTTGTCGCATAAATGCAGAGCCTGACGAGAATGGGGGATATACCGTATATTTTACTATTCCGAGAAAAAGAAAGTAG
- a CDS encoding ribose-phosphate pyrophosphokinase yields MSEKAPFMVFSGTNSRYLAEKICASLDCPLGKMNITHFADGEFAVSYEESIRGAHVFLVQSTFPNSDNLMELLLMIDAAKRASAKSIVAVIPYFGWARQDRKDKPRVSIGAKLVADLLSVAGIDRLITMDLHADQIQGFFDIPVDHLYASAVFLPYIESLKLENLVIATPDVGGSKRASTFSKYLGVPLVLCNKTREKANVVATMQIIGDVQDKNVVLVDDIVDTAGTITKAANIMLEAGAKSVRAIASHCVMSDPASFRVQESGLTEMVFTDSIPYSKKCAKVKQLSIADMFAETIKRVMNNESISSQYII; encoded by the coding sequence ATGAGCGAAAAAGCACCCTTTATGGTATTCTCCGGAACAAACTCGAGATACCTGGCAGAAAAAATCTGCGCCAGCCTTGATTGCCCTCTGGGAAAAATGAACATCACCCATTTTGCCGATGGTGAGTTCGCGGTTTCTTATGAGGAATCAATCCGTGGCGCGCATGTATTCCTGGTTCAATCAACCTTTCCTAATTCTGACAATTTAATGGAACTGTTGCTAATGATTGATGCAGCCAAAAGAGCGTCAGCAAAAAGTATCGTGGCCGTTATCCCGTATTTTGGCTGGGCACGTCAGGACAGAAAAGACAAGCCTCGTGTATCCATCGGCGCCAAGTTGGTTGCCGATTTGCTTTCCGTGGCAGGCATCGACCGTTTAATTACAATGGATCTCCATGCCGACCAAATTCAGGGCTTCTTCGATATTCCGGTGGATCACCTTTATGCATCAGCAGTGTTCCTCCCCTATATTGAATCTTTAAAATTAGAAAACCTGGTAATAGCCACTCCGGACGTTGGTGGTTCAAAGCGTGCCAGCACTTTCTCCAAATATCTCGGCGTACCATTGGTATTATGCAACAAGACACGTGAAAAAGCCAATGTCGTTGCCACCATGCAGATTATCGGTGACGTGCAAGACAAAAATGTTGTATTGGTTGATGATATTGTAGATACAGCCGGAACAATTACCAAAGCAGCAAACATCATGCTGGAAGCAGGAGCAAAATCTGTTCGCGCTATTGCCAGCCATTGTGTTATGTCTGATCCCGCTTCTTTCCGTGTTCAAGAATCCGGTTTAACGGAGATGGTATTCACCGACAGCATCCCCTACTCTAAGAAATGTGCCAAAGTTAAACAACTAAGCATAGCCGATATGTTTGCAGAGACAATCAAGCGAGTTATGAATAATGAATCAATCAGTTCACAATATATAATTTAA
- a CDS encoding phosphatidylinositol-4-phosphate 5-kinase, with protein sequence MKYLYTALVFAFICESGTVAQEKKSGFFDKVKSTFSSEINIGTYTFKDGSVYTGEMRGRKPYGRGKTVFKNGDVYEGEYVKGKREGYGTYMFTDGEKYEGQWYQDQQHGKGIYYFMNNNRYDGMWFQDYQHGKGIMYYYNGDSYEGDWENDKREGQGTYTWKNGSKYVGFWKNDKKNGKGKLTWNDGSKYEGQWKNDVRDGKGTFEYANGDKYVGDWVDDMQHGKGIYFFHTGDRYEGSYVQGERTGEGIYYHASGNKYVGQFRDGKQEGHGIFTWASGAVYDGEWKDNQRDGQGVYKWNVGDSYDGEWKDNKFSGQGTLILTDGTKYKGGFVNGMEEGSGIQEDKNGNRYEGFFKQGKRHGPFVETDKNGKVIRKGTYKMGKLEAN encoded by the coding sequence ATGAAATATCTATATACTGCACTTGTTTTCGCTTTTATCTGTGAAAGCGGAACTGTTGCTCAGGAAAAAAAAAGCGGCTTTTTTGACAAGGTTAAAAGTACATTCTCTTCAGAGATAAACATAGGAACATATACATTTAAAGACGGTAGTGTATATACCGGTGAAATGAGAGGGCGTAAACCTTATGGAAGGGGAAAAACGGTCTTTAAAAATGGTGATGTATATGAGGGGGAGTATGTAAAAGGAAAGCGTGAAGGCTATGGTACTTATATGTTTACTGATGGTGAGAAGTATGAAGGGCAATGGTATCAGGATCAGCAGCATGGCAAAGGCATTTATTACTTCATGAATAATAATCGCTATGACGGTATGTGGTTTCAGGATTACCAACATGGTAAGGGCATAATGTACTATTATAACGGTGATAGCTACGAGGGCGATTGGGAAAATGACAAACGTGAAGGTCAAGGGACATATACTTGGAAAAACGGTTCCAAATACGTAGGCTTTTGGAAAAATGACAAGAAGAATGGTAAAGGGAAGCTGACTTGGAATGACGGAAGTAAGTATGAAGGACAATGGAAAAATGATGTTCGTGATGGCAAAGGCACTTTCGAATATGCCAACGGTGATAAGTATGTAGGAGATTGGGTGGATGATATGCAGCATGGAAAGGGGATTTACTTCTTTCATACAGGCGACCGTTATGAGGGTTCCTATGTACAGGGTGAACGCACCGGAGAAGGCATATACTATCATGCAAGCGGTAATAAATACGTTGGCCAGTTTAGAGATGGCAAACAAGAAGGACATGGTATCTTTACATGGGCAAGCGGCGCCGTATATGATGGTGAGTGGAAAGATAATCAGCGCGACGGACAAGGTGTTTATAAATGGAATGTCGGTGATTCTTATGATGGTGAATGGAAAGATAATAAGTTCAGCGGTCAGGGTACTTTAATATTGACTGACGGAACTAAATATAAAGGCGGATTTGTAAATGGTATGGAAGAAGGCAGTGGAATTCAGGAGGATAAAAATGGTAACCGCTATGAAGGATTCTTTAAACAGGGTAAGAGACACGGTCCTTTTGTAGAAACTGATAAGAATGGGAAAGTGATCCGGAAAGGGACATACAAAATGGGAAAACTTGAAGCCAACTAA